GGAATGGTAGTCCCTCAGCAACTGCTCTCCCAGCATGGGAACAAGCCTGTCCAGCAGGCCTTGCATCAAACTGCAGCAGAATTCAGTGCAAATGCCAAATCGAAGTGTCATTATTACCAATTCTGAAAAACTGATCACACTACAATATGAGTCGGCATAATTTCATATGTTCTCAACTAGTCGGTTAAGTGTCTGTATGGGGGTCTTTCAGAGCTACTATTTTTTAAAAACAAGATTCAGGTGGTCACTGGTGTTCTCTTTCAGAGTTATCTCTGAAATAACTTATCGAAGTGTGAAGAATGTACAGGAATACATACAGGTTGCCCGGTTTCTCCACTGCTGACAGTGGAAGCATGCTGAATGGCTTAGTGTAGACCTGTATATTGTAATCAACGCACGATTAACTTCATATATTCTCTTATACTAACTTGGAAGAAAAAAGAATATAAGAAACCTTGCAGCCGAGTGGTGAATGCAAAGCATACCTCCAGAGTGACCTCCAAGGTGACATCGATGTCTAGGCAGGGCTCCTCGGCATCCTCGCTCCACGTTATATGGTTACTCATAAATGCTGCCAAAATTCAGTAGATTCAGAAAACTATCATAGATTTTGCAGATTAGCTAATTGATCGCATTGATTGTGGAAGAACACATGCTTTTGCAGAACACATTGGGTGGCATTGTTGCATTAGATACACATACACCTGAGTGAGAAGAACCGTTGAACAGGCGCCTAAACTTACCTGAAAAGAGTTCATTCTGCTGCTCAAGTGCTTCTGAACCCTCAAACTGAAAACAGCAGGTCAGAAGAAAAACAGAAGAACTCGAATCAGTGAAGGTGGAGCTTTGCATCTCAAGACCAAACCGCGCATCAGATCAGATTGAAATGAGAAGGCAGCCACGCGCACGTACCCTGCACGACAGCATCTCGATGGTGCAGTCGGTGCTGGTCGGGGCGACGCGCAGGTCGAGCACCGGGGCGACCTCGAATCCGAGGAGCCCGATGCGGCGAAGCCCGCAGGTGAACGTGCCGGGCCCGGTGCCCGCGGGCGCGAAGCTCTCGAGCGCGCCGGTGTTGAGGAGGGACTCCACGGCGTCCGGGTGGCGCAGGAACTCGCCGACACTGACGCCGGAGACGCCGTCGGGCAGCGGGACGCGCTCCCGCCGCCTCGCCGACAGCCGGGCCCGCCGCCCCGCTCGCGCCGTCGGTGCCTGGCCCGCGCCAGCGCTCGCCTCGGCACCGTCAgcctcggcgtcggcgtcgccgcTTGCCACTGCGACCCTCCATGCCAGCCGGTCGCTACGGCTCTTCTTGGCCACcgtgcagctgcagctgcatgTGGGGATGGGGATCGGCTGGCGCTCGGCGAGGGTGATGGCTGCAGGCTTGGCTGCGGTGAGCCTCATTCCATCGCCTGCCTGCTTCTCGGCTGCTACAGCTTGCCTTCAGCCGCGCATGAAACCAATTAACCAACCACTGGCTGTAGGAGCTTATCGTGTTCGAGACTTCGAGCGCAGTTGTACACATGGACAAAGATGTGTGGTTCCTCCTGGCATGTCCTGCTGTCCGAGcgaacttttttttttcctgagcACTCCCTTCACCCcaaattaaataaatttatattgTTGTAATAAGTTAAACTattttaagtttgatcaaattgtagaaaaagcacatcagtATTTATGACCCTAAATTTGTATCACTAGATACatcatgaaatatttttttataagatATTATATTATTaccattttctataaattttgttaaacttaaaatattttgacttaTGGTGATTCTAGAAGTTAATTTATTTTGAGACTAAGACAATAACAGTTTACAGCTCACTGGTAATCTTCATTTTCCGCTCTCAGTGGGTTCACCTGGTGTTGTTAACTCCTTTCTCACGAGTTTTGTGCAAGAAATTGTGGATTCATTGCTGGGGAGAATACAGGTTGGATGAATCTAAAATAGAGCCTTTTTTTCCAATTAACCTTCTGCAAACAAAATGCTTTGTGTTTTGATAAAATCTCAGTGCAACTCGTATGGTCCAAACGAGACACTGATACATAGGGCATAGGGGAAATTCATTATACATTGTACAGAAATAGTCAAATAGATAGTTCTAATTAAGCTGTTCTCCACGAGGCTCCACTGTCTACGAGCTTGATGTATGCATCcctgaagtcatcgaaaaatcTAGCTTGGTCCTCTGCATAGACCCTGATCCATCTGCAGATTTCAATTATGCAACATTTAGCATTTTGTTGGCCCATCTAATTCCGTGTAGCAACGTGCTAAGTACATTTTCTTACAGAACATAAGTACTCGAGGAAAAGAGATGTTATTGAGGAAAGCCGATGTAGTTCACATTTCATAAAACTACCTTAAGCACTCGTCATCTTCGGTGAGTGCCCAGTCCGTGCGCAGCCCAACCATTGCCGCCATGCCAGCTTCACAAAGGGACACGATAAGCTCATAAGCCCACACAGTAAGTTTTGTGTTTTGATAAGCACATAAACATCGAATGGGCTATGATGGACAAGTCGTCTTGAAAATCCAAGGGAGACAGAAAAACAGAATCGAAACAATTGGTAAGGACATGCACTTACTCGAAGATGTTTGCGGCTTCTCAAGGAGCACCTTGAAATAGGTGTTATCGAAAACAATTGGACTCCCGAATCCTTTACCTCCAATTGTGTGCGCTCCAGATAAAACAACCATCTCCTGCGCCCTGTTAAGTACCAAACATAACTTTAGACATAGGTCTAATTAACACAGCCTGCTTTATGGAGCAATGGCTAGAAGCCACAGGGATTAAACATAAAATCTGCTCAAATATTGCCAGGTCAGAGGAGGTGAGGTCCGCAAAATAGGAGTAGACCAAAATTAAGAACTGGaattcacaaaatatatataataatttcaTAAAAAAGACAACTCACGAAAAGCCCTTCTTGTTGAATAATGTTTTTAAGGAAGTTGCATCCAATGTTTCTTCAGGAAGTTTACCAGTTGGATCAGCAGTGCTGCATAAAAGAATTGTGTTCTTCAGAAAACTACTGGTAGAAAGACAAAACACAATCtggaatatatatatttcttaaaaaaatttaggttAAAGTAGTAAAATAAAAACTCACTGTGATGTCTCACCTAGAATCTAATCTTCCTAGCCTTACTGGAATCTCAGGCCCACCACAGAGCGCAACAGCCTCAGCACCAGCCACGGCAATCAAATCCGCCCATGACACTGTCAGCACAAACAGCAGGAAATTAGACTTATGTGAATACACCCAAACTGGAGTTCATAAAGAAAGTGCAAGGCAGCAAACGGCATAATCTGCATACCTTTCTGAACGTTGTCAAttccttcttttgcttttgttagTATCTGTTCAATTATGAGGCAATTAAATAGACATCAACTGAAGGGAAGATATTATCAAGAAGGATATATGATATTATTCAGAAAAATAAGTAGATATAAAGCAATTTATTGCCCCAAATGCACTCAAGAGGGGAGGGGTGGAACCTTTATGGATCTATTTAGCCCAGTATTTTCAGGTCTGTCAACTTCATAAATTATAGAGCCATTCATGCCACCTGAAAGTTATCAATATTAGTAGTCTGAGGAAAGGCAAATATGTCTCTTTGCTGAACTAATATAGCAGTGAGGTAGCAATCAGTGTATGCACCACAAATGTTGTTATTTCTTtccttttacaaaaaaaaaattatatctcCTTAACAATACCATTTTGCATCATTTACATAGACAAATGCTTTTGCTCTTGAACACACAGGAGAGCtgtgtatcattatattaagaatttTCCTTATACAAATGCTACTAAAAAACCTATCAGTTTTCTTAGTCCAAAGAATTTGATAGTGTACTACAGCAACCTGAAATCGACCATGGTATTAAGAGACTAACCTGATTTGCCACCAATTTCGAAAGTCCCTGCATCATGGAAAACCAATCGAAGCACACCAGCAGCCTTGGCCTTGGTTAAAATATTCCTAACACCACTTCGAATAATTGATGCATCATATATCTCAGCCCTGTGAAATCAACCAGATAACTTCTTTATAAATAACACTATTGTTTTAGGAGCAAGAAACAGCTTTAAGGATCTTTCCTTTACTAGATCATTGTTCCAAGTTTACTAGATTCAACTATGGCTCATTACATGCTTCTCCTTCTAAATCCATGTTCAAGCAGTATTTTCCATTTGAAACATCAAGAAGATGCTCTTTTGAATGTCGATTCATAATGTTAGGAGATGAACGGCTAAATTCAGTGATAATAATGCACTTACGCGATGGAGATGTTAACACGAGGAAGCAGAAAAGGGAGTAAAATGGCAGAAGCCAAGTCTCTCCTTCTTATATGCCAGGAAGATCTAGCAACTGCAGCCACCACAGAAGAGAAACTTTGAGTTGACCATACTAATTTCCATGGCCTGGCTCTGGCATCAGCCCAAGCAACAAAAGTTTCCCATTGTAATTCAAATAGTTACAGCTTCAGCGAAAATGATTTGGAACCAAGTGATATGAGGTTCTAAGTTTCTAACTGAAACACAAAGCATAAGAACTGCAATGTCTACCTGAAAGGGGATCTTCAGTTTCCTGCTCAAAAAGTTGTGAACATACTGAATCAGCAGCATGCTTACTACCAGCTATAGAAGCTTTTATTACCAGCTTCCCATCTCTTCTAACTCTGCAAGTAATGATTTCTCAGGTTATTTGTTTCCATTCAGACAAAGACTGCATCATTTGCATACGGGAATGAGAGTTCTCTAACATCACCTGCAGCCACAGCGACTGTAGCTGTAGTAGAAGCAGCTGGACGAGGAAGATGACGCAATATAGGGGATGTTGGTGAGCTCCATCCCCTTTCCCGGACTGCCTTCTCTGAGTTTTCAGTAACAGCTACCAACCTACCATTCTACACAGCTttgaaatgaaaaagaaaaagaaaaggacacAACCCACTAGTCAGGCTATCCATGCCTGGCTATCCATGTGTGGTTCCCAACTTCCGGTCCCCACGAAGTCACTTGGATAAGCTGTGTTCAAAGATATTTATCCCTCCTTTTTTTTTGTCCTGCAGCTATGCCTCCAAAGACCCTTGCTTATCTCTGTAATTCACAATGAAATTTCACTGTCTTTTTTCGCTGTGGCACAAACATGCCTTGTCTTTTTGTTTACGATTTTACAAGAATAAAGAGTTCTCCAAAATTGTGCCTCTCAAAATAGCCTTGCAAGTACAAAAtgaccaaaaaaaaaacaaaagcacGCACCGCCAATTGACTGAATTCATAAAACAAAGCAACCCACAACCCTAATTTGAAGCTCAACTAGAAGTGACGGATTAAACTATACTAGCTCAAAACAAAAGGGGTCAACCTACAAGGAAAAAGGTTATTGCTGAAACAATATACATGGCATCGGAAAAGAATAAGCAACGACGGAGACAACATAATTTACAGGCATTTGACACATAACTGGATTTTAATTTTCTGCTTCAATAGTATAGCCTGGGGAAGCCAGTTACTGGGCCCAGATATACAGGGTAGCATTCAAGGATTTTTGAAACATATTCTTAGAAGTCAGAACTCTC
This window of the Sorghum bicolor cultivar BTx623 chromosome 7, Sorghum_bicolor_NCBIv3, whole genome shotgun sequence genome carries:
- the LOC8081349 gene encoding putative L-ascorbate peroxidase 6; this translates as MELTNIPYIASSSSSSCFYYSYSRCGCRVRRDGKLVIKASIAGSKHAADSVCSQLFEQETEDPLSVARSSWHIRRRDLASAILLPFLLPRVNISIAAEIYDASIIRSGVRNILTKAKAAGVLRLVFHDAGTFEIGGKSGGMNGSIIYEVDRPENTGLNRSIKILTKAKEGIDNVQKVSWADLIAVAGAEAVALCGGPEIPVRLGRLDSSTADPTGKLPEETLDATSLKTLFNKKGFSAQEMVVLSGAHTIGGKGFGSPIVFDNTYFKVLLEKPQTSSTGMAAMVGLRTDWALTEDDECLRWIRVYAEDQARFFDDFRDAYIKLVDSGASWRTA
- the LOC8064008 gene encoding uncharacterized protein LOC8064008; translation: MRLTAAKPAAITLAERQPIPIPTCSCSCTVAKKSRSDRLAWRVAVASGDADAEADGAEASAGAGQAPTARAGRRARLSARRRERVPLPDGVSGVSVGEFLRHPDAVESLLNTGALESFAPAGTGPGTFTCGLRRIGLLGFEVAPVLDLRVAPTSTDCTIEMLSCRFEGSEALEQQNELFSAFMSNHITWSEDAEEPCLDIDVTLEVTLEVYTKPFSMLPLSAVEKPGNLLMQGLLDRLVPMLGEQLLRDYHSWVQLQQQQHEAS